A single uncultured Fibrobacter sp. DNA region contains:
- a CDS encoding glycoside hydrolase N-terminal domain-containing protein — MRTLGIVFGTLACAAVFAVAAENPLKLWYNSDAGTEFTNALPIGNGYMGGIVYGGVTKDIIGLNESTVWSGGPGDNNKQGAASHLKDARDAMFRGDYRTAESIVSNYMIGPGPASFQPVGDLVITTSHSGATNYRRELDLKTAIAKTTYTAGGVNYTREYFASYPDHVIVVHLTADKGGSVSFGATMTTPHRSNSMSSSGNTLVYDVTVNSIKFQNRLNVVADGGTVSVANGKINVQGANSAMLVLTTATNFKSYNDVSGNPGAIATEIMSKVAKKSYDDLLAAHLKDYQTIFNRVSLNLGEPDKSAGDITSTRVKNFNSTNDPSLVELHYQFGRYLLISSSRKGGQPANLQGIWNKDTNPVWGSKYTTNINLEMNYWPVETANLGECVWPLIDKIKSMVPQGEKTAKVHWGVDEGWVEHHNTDLWNRTAPIDGAWGLWPTGAGWLSTHLWEHFLFNPTDKAYLQDVYSTMKGAALFFVNSLVEEPETGNKYLVTAPSDSPENDHGGYNVCFGPTMDNQIIRDVLNYTIEASKILGVDEEARAKMEAVVKRLPPTKTGKYGQITEWLQDWDDPNNKNRHISHLYGLFPSAQITPEETPDLIKGAGVTLKQRGDDATGWSLAWKINFWARMHDGDHAYTMIRMLLTPNKTYNNLFDSHPPFQIDGNFGAVSGVNEMLMQSHNGRINLLPALPSQWKDGSIKGIRARGGFEIDSMAWKGGKLTYVAVKSDVGQTLNIVNGSNKFTTTTVPGKVYEFDGNLKLTNQPFEPVTLPGKLEAESYTAMDGVQIEPDEEGVPNLGWINDGDYSEYLVKVPTAGAYTLTARVASAAEEKSTITVSDSTGKVLAMLTVDPARTKGWNDWYETSTQIALDKGEQTLKFTYSGTTDFLMNVDWYNFDSDPTAIPTVARMASALSVRQVSMARASVALMVNTDGDFEVRLYTANGNMVAKRQGSGNSLVEFGKNGRLLQGTYIAVVKSGNLQKTLKIKAY; from the coding sequence ATGAGAACGCTGGGCATAGTGTTTGGTACTTTGGCGTGTGCAGCCGTGTTTGCTGTTGCTGCCGAAAATCCCCTCAAATTGTGGTACAATAGCGATGCGGGTACCGAATTTACGAATGCTTTGCCCATTGGCAACGGCTACATGGGCGGCATTGTCTACGGTGGCGTTACAAAAGACATTATCGGCCTGAACGAAAGTACCGTGTGGTCGGGCGGCCCGGGCGACAACAACAAGCAGGGGGCGGCAAGCCACTTGAAAGACGCGCGCGATGCCATGTTCCGCGGCGACTACCGCACGGCGGAATCTATCGTGTCTAACTATATGATTGGCCCAGGCCCGGCAAGTTTCCAGCCGGTGGGTGACCTGGTGATTACCACGTCGCATTCGGGCGCGACAAACTACCGCCGCGAACTCGACCTCAAAACGGCTATCGCAAAAACGACGTACACGGCCGGCGGCGTCAACTACACGCGCGAATATTTTGCAAGCTACCCGGACCACGTGATCGTGGTGCACCTCACGGCCGACAAAGGCGGCTCGGTGAGCTTTGGCGCCACCATGACGACTCCGCACCGTAGCAACAGCATGTCGAGCAGCGGCAACACGCTCGTTTACGACGTGACGGTGAATTCCATCAAGTTCCAAAATCGCCTGAACGTGGTGGCCGACGGCGGCACGGTTTCGGTCGCGAACGGCAAAATCAACGTGCAGGGCGCAAATTCTGCAATGCTCGTGCTCACCACGGCTACGAACTTCAAGTCTTATAACGATGTCTCGGGCAACCCGGGTGCAATCGCAACAGAGATTATGTCGAAGGTCGCAAAAAAGTCTTACGATGACTTGCTTGCCGCGCACCTCAAGGATTACCAGACGATTTTCAATCGCGTCTCTTTGAACTTGGGCGAACCCGACAAGAGCGCAGGCGACATTACCAGCACTCGCGTCAAGAATTTCAATTCCACGAATGACCCCTCCTTGGTGGAACTGCATTACCAGTTCGGCCGTTACTTGCTGATTTCGAGCTCGCGCAAGGGTGGCCAGCCCGCCAACTTGCAGGGCATTTGGAACAAGGATACGAACCCGGTTTGGGGCAGCAAGTACACCACGAACATTAACCTCGAAATGAACTACTGGCCGGTAGAGACGGCGAACCTCGGCGAATGCGTGTGGCCGCTCATCGACAAAATCAAGAGCATGGTGCCGCAGGGCGAAAAGACTGCCAAGGTGCACTGGGGCGTAGACGAAGGCTGGGTGGAACACCACAATACCGACCTCTGGAACCGTACCGCACCTATCGATGGCGCGTGGGGCTTGTGGCCGACGGGTGCCGGCTGGCTCAGCACGCACTTGTGGGAACATTTCTTGTTCAACCCGACTGACAAGGCTTACTTGCAAGACGTTTATTCGACCATGAAGGGGGCGGCGCTCTTCTTCGTGAATAGCCTGGTTGAAGAGCCCGAAACAGGCAACAAATACTTGGTGACTGCTCCGAGTGATTCTCCGGAAAATGACCACGGCGGCTACAATGTTTGCTTTGGCCCGACCATGGACAACCAGATTATTCGCGACGTGCTGAATTACACCATTGAGGCGTCCAAGATTCTGGGCGTCGACGAAGAGGCCCGCGCCAAGATGGAAGCGGTGGTAAAGCGCCTGCCGCCTACAAAGACGGGTAAGTACGGCCAAATTACGGAATGGCTGCAGGATTGGGATGACCCGAACAACAAGAACCGCCATATTTCGCACCTGTACGGTCTTTTCCCGAGTGCGCAGATTACGCCGGAAGAAACTCCCGACTTGATCAAGGGCGCAGGCGTTACGCTCAAGCAGCGCGGCGACGATGCGACCGGCTGGTCCTTGGCTTGGAAGATTAATTTTTGGGCCCGCATGCACGACGGCGATCACGCTTACACCATGATTCGCATGCTGCTGACGCCGAACAAGACTTACAATAATTTGTTCGATTCCCATCCGCCGTTCCAGATTGACGGTAACTTCGGTGCGGTCTCGGGCGTGAACGAAATGCTCATGCAGAGCCATAACGGCCGAATCAACTTGTTGCCGGCATTGCCTTCGCAGTGGAAAGACGGTAGCATCAAGGGCATTCGCGCCCGCGGCGGTTTCGAAATCGATTCCATGGCCTGGAAGGGTGGCAAGCTCACTTATGTGGCGGTCAAGTCCGATGTGGGCCAGACGCTGAACATTGTGAATGGTTCTAACAAGTTCACCACGACGACGGTGCCGGGCAAGGTTTACGAATTCGACGGCAACCTCAAACTCACGAATCAGCCGTTCGAGCCGGTCACGCTCCCGGGCAAGCTCGAAGCCGAAAGCTACACCGCCATGGATGGCGTGCAGATTGAACCCGACGAAGAAGGCGTGCCGAATCTCGGCTGGATTAACGATGGCGACTACAGCGAATACCTGGTGAAGGTTCCGACTGCTGGCGCCTATACGCTTACTGCCCGCGTGGCAAGCGCTGCCGAAGAAAAGTCGACCATTACGGTAAGCGATTCTACGGGCAAGGTTCTGGCAATGCTTACGGTGGACCCCGCAAGGACCAAGGGCTGGAACGACTGGTACGAAACTTCGACTCAGATCGCGCTCGACAAGGGCGAACAGACTCTCAAGTTCACTTATTCCGGTACAACCGACTTCTTGATGAATGTGGACTGGTACAACTTCGATAGTGACCCGACGGCCATTCCGACGGTGGCTCGCATGGCAAGCGCGCTCTCGGTTCGTCAAGTGTCGATGGCCCGCGCCTCGGTGGCCCTGATGGTGAATACCGACGGCGATTTCGAGGTCCGCCTGTATACGGCGAACGGCAACATGGTGGCCAAACGGCAGGGTAGCGGTAATTCCCTGGTGGAATTCGGCAAAAATGGTCGCCTGCTGCAGGGAACCTATATTGCGGTTGTCAAGAGCGGTAACCTGCAAAAAACGCTCAAAATCAAGGCATATTGA
- a CDS encoding metallophosphoesterase produces MTFFFISDLHVDFYSLRSRTVSLLHRYFEEFFERYFLPADVCCIAGDIANNYFTYVEFLKFIATKYSAVYVCFGNHDIITEKAGVFGAEKDFPTSEGKMDFFLKESAKIPNIRLLENCMQDGIAGCMGMCDFKYMHTPGASEILNQMLWSTRWFDGRHWNYMRNNPGRLWEHYDVVLRDLSLKKPKIMMSHFLPLEFGMAERYIHDPCSNFFYFHGAPYLENLDDGSIYQAGHTHTAIKKTFVDLQGKCHLLLCNPVGYPDENPYAENDLRREDFLIELDTSIGLAARTCIRGVKVMLDAYRPMFEELTHSH; encoded by the coding sequence ATGACTTTTTTTTTCATCAGCGACTTACACGTAGATTTTTACTCGCTGCGCAGTCGGACGGTATCGTTGTTGCATCGGTATTTCGAGGAATTCTTCGAACGGTATTTTTTACCGGCGGATGTGTGCTGCATTGCGGGCGATATCGCGAACAACTACTTTACCTACGTGGAGTTTCTAAAATTCATTGCAACCAAGTACAGCGCTGTCTATGTGTGTTTTGGCAACCATGACATCATTACCGAAAAGGCTGGAGTTTTCGGTGCTGAAAAAGACTTCCCGACCTCCGAAGGCAAGATGGATTTTTTCTTGAAAGAGTCCGCAAAAATTCCGAACATTCGCCTGTTAGAAAACTGCATGCAGGATGGCATTGCCGGATGCATGGGTATGTGCGATTTCAAGTACATGCACACACCGGGAGCATCGGAAATCTTGAATCAGATGCTATGGTCAACACGCTGGTTCGACGGTCGTCATTGGAACTACATGCGTAATAATCCGGGGCGTCTGTGGGAGCACTACGATGTCGTGCTGCGTGATCTTTCTTTAAAGAAGCCCAAGATCATGATGTCTCATTTCTTGCCACTGGAATTCGGGATGGCGGAACGCTACATACATGACCCGTGTTCGAACTTCTTCTATTTTCATGGAGCCCCGTATCTTGAAAACTTGGATGACGGAAGCATTTACCAAGCTGGACATACTCATACGGCCATCAAGAAGACGTTCGTGGATTTGCAGGGCAAATGCCATCTGTTGCTTTGCAATCCCGTCGGGTATCCCGACGAGAACCCGTATGCCGAAAATGATCTTCGTAGAGAAGATTTTCTGATAGAATTAGACACAAGCATAGGCCTTGCGGCCCGTACGTGCATCCGCGGGGTCAAGGTGATGCTCGATGCATACCGCCCCATGTTTGAGGAGCTAACTCACTCCCATTGA
- a CDS encoding ORF6N domain-containing protein yields the protein MAKKNDMAVAPVKSEFPLIDESLLKSRIYTVRGVKVMLDADLAEIYGYTTKRFNEQVKNNIEKFDEDFRFQLTLKEAETCSRSKISSLNNNRRGTNIKYAPYAFTEQGIYMLMTVLKGERATAQSKALIRLFKQMKDYIVAENHQLLGTAGIAQIAAQTAQNTHEIAAVSAEVKELSGEVRDIRSDLGKINVDLRMVMENFVDPSSFRHFLILNGHKLEADVAYAQIYGMAKKSVLIVDNYVDVKTLNLLRNVRKGVSVLIFSDLLGGSRMTDDMLADYRAARPDVSIDKKPAMHKFHDRYILVDFKTESEKLYHCGASSKDAGNKITTIVQLDDVDAYRNMFEELLSRLKRETIK from the coding sequence ATGGCTAAAAAGAATGATATGGCGGTTGCGCCAGTCAAATCGGAGTTCCCGCTTATCGATGAATCTCTGCTCAAATCGCGGATATATACTGTCCGCGGGGTCAAGGTGATGCTTGATGCCGACCTGGCCGAGATTTACGGGTATACGACAAAGAGATTTAACGAACAGGTGAAAAATAATATCGAAAAATTTGATGAAGATTTTCGTTTCCAATTAACTTTAAAGGAGGCGGAAACATGTTCAAGGTCGAAAATTTCGTCCTTGAACAACAATCGACGGGGGACTAACATAAAATATGCCCCCTACGCCTTTACCGAACAGGGTATCTACATGCTCATGACGGTGCTCAAGGGCGAACGGGCGACTGCTCAAAGCAAGGCTTTGATTCGCCTTTTCAAGCAGATGAAGGACTATATCGTTGCTGAAAACCATCAACTGCTCGGAACTGCGGGAATCGCCCAGATTGCTGCGCAGACTGCTCAAAATACACATGAAATCGCGGCCGTTTCCGCCGAAGTAAAGGAACTTTCTGGCGAAGTTCGCGATATCAGGAGCGATCTGGGGAAAATCAATGTGGACCTCCGGATGGTCATGGAAAACTTCGTTGATCCTTCGTCTTTCAGGCACTTCCTAATTCTGAACGGGCACAAGCTGGAGGCGGACGTCGCTTACGCGCAGATTTACGGCATGGCGAAGAAATCGGTGCTGATTGTAGATAACTATGTAGATGTCAAGACGCTGAATTTGCTGCGGAATGTGCGCAAAGGCGTTTCCGTCCTGATTTTCAGCGACTTGCTCGGTGGAAGCCGCATGACAGATGACATGCTTGCCGATTATCGGGCCGCCCGACCGGACGTATCGATTGACAAGAAACCCGCCATGCACAAGTTCCACGACCGCTACATTCTCGTGGATTTCAAGACCGAGAGCGAAAAGTTGTACCATTGCGGGGCGTCTTCCAAAGATGCCGGCAACAAGATTACGACCATCGTGCAACTGGACGACGTTGATGCATACCGGAACATGTTTGAGGAATTGTTGTCCCGACTAAAGCGAGAAACAATCAAATAA
- a CDS encoding LlaJI family restriction endonuclease gives MIFLFEEFAYSTDYLKEVIGYRGNSDFQSESGFNTKVADTGAKINGVGYCFFNGNPVFVLPKVFLDSNNTKAFGVPIAANGEDIFGKGESPIKNVQRRFLSSLSTWLYSAIDKYRTDSDMTGVRSPDHMEHSKFRGDARYATLLDIMSSMELFYKKNQNLFVFVAKNKHSGNNRINWQRTIAKKTPFIQGDSPIYMELVNKKKVFDLDDRLLVLYFSAMKFIQDEFGFEMPQSEFYVPLKGREFARLLECERGLRELRRIKYKYFEDRLLKLYNIMEAFFRWGARYTNKNVKAKEYLIANSFNNVFEAMIDSLISDQDKEVAKLKKNEDGKIIDHLYKEKSLIFADGSESIWHIGDSKYYKEENEVLGQSVAKQYTYAKNIVQDFFSPDFVDGNDECYSSGVHQGVRYRDSVTEGYSVTPNFFIRGFVPEYESDGQYDDPYFSKKGESKDPIKPGDDMWGKRNRHFRNRLFDRDTLLLKVYNINFLYVLKTYTSKHSSLRDDFKKKTRKRFRDDFLELLGDNYYFWAVYLPDWQKPDYAERLQNFVDRHFHALVGRVFQPAGTPHCLILALEQSAVNVSLKGALDKDYEKIRQIVQDEKCEIFQVWPHEIWDNGNSQKWDDESLQKNKVTELGVVDALVKFS, from the coding sequence ATGATTTTCCTGTTCGAAGAATTTGCCTACAGTACCGATTACCTCAAGGAGGTTATCGGTTATAGGGGCAATAGCGATTTCCAGAGCGAGAGCGGTTTTAATACCAAAGTGGCCGACACGGGTGCCAAAATAAATGGCGTCGGTTATTGCTTTTTCAACGGGAATCCTGTATTCGTGCTGCCCAAGGTCTTTCTCGACAGCAACAATACAAAGGCTTTCGGTGTGCCGATCGCTGCGAACGGCGAGGATATTTTCGGAAAGGGCGAGTCGCCCATAAAGAACGTTCAGCGCAGGTTTCTCTCGTCACTTTCGACTTGGCTCTATTCCGCTATCGACAAATACCGCACCGACAGCGATATGACCGGCGTCCGTTCCCCGGACCACATGGAACATTCCAAATTCAGGGGAGATGCCCGCTATGCGACGCTGCTCGATATCATGAGCAGCATGGAACTGTTCTACAAGAAAAACCAGAACCTGTTCGTCTTTGTCGCCAAGAACAAGCATAGCGGAAACAACCGGATTAACTGGCAGCGGACCATCGCGAAAAAGACGCCTTTTATTCAAGGCGATTCGCCAATCTACATGGAACTGGTGAACAAGAAGAAGGTTTTTGATTTGGACGACCGTCTGCTTGTTCTGTATTTCTCCGCGATGAAGTTTATCCAGGACGAGTTCGGGTTCGAAATGCCGCAGAGCGAGTTCTACGTTCCGCTCAAAGGGCGGGAGTTCGCACGCCTTCTGGAATGCGAACGCGGGCTGCGCGAACTTCGCCGTATCAAGTACAAGTATTTCGAAGACCGCCTGCTGAAACTCTACAACATAATGGAGGCGTTTTTCCGTTGGGGTGCCAGGTACACCAACAAGAACGTAAAGGCGAAGGAATACCTGATTGCAAATTCGTTCAACAATGTTTTCGAGGCGATGATAGACAGCCTCATCAGCGACCAGGACAAAGAAGTCGCGAAGTTGAAGAAAAACGAAGACGGCAAGATAATCGACCACCTGTACAAGGAAAAGTCGCTGATATTCGCCGACGGGAGCGAAAGTATTTGGCACATTGGCGATAGCAAGTATTATAAAGAAGAAAACGAGGTGCTCGGCCAGTCGGTTGCAAAGCAGTACACCTACGCCAAGAACATTGTCCAGGACTTTTTCTCTCCCGATTTTGTCGATGGCAATGACGAATGCTATAGTTCGGGCGTTCATCAAGGGGTACGTTATAGGGACTCGGTGACGGAAGGCTACAGCGTCACGCCGAACTTCTTTATCCGCGGATTTGTCCCGGAATACGAAAGCGATGGCCAGTACGACGATCCGTATTTTTCGAAGAAAGGCGAATCGAAAGACCCGATCAAGCCCGGCGATGACATGTGGGGTAAGCGCAACCGTCATTTCCGCAATCGCCTCTTTGACCGCGACACGCTCCTGCTGAAGGTGTACAACATAAACTTCTTGTACGTGCTAAAGACATACACCTCCAAGCATTCGTCCCTGCGCGACGATTTCAAGAAGAAGACCCGAAAGAGATTCCGCGATGATTTTTTGGAGCTGCTGGGCGACAATTACTACTTCTGGGCCGTATATTTGCCGGACTGGCAAAAACCCGATTATGCAGAACGGCTCCAGAATTTTGTTGACCGCCATTTCCATGCGCTAGTGGGCCGCGTGTTCCAACCCGCAGGAACGCCGCATTGCCTGATACTCGCGCTGGAACAAAGTGCCGTGAACGTTTCGCTGAAAGGCGCCTTGGATAAAGATTACGAAAAAATTCGTCAAATTGTTCAAGACGAAAAGTGCGAAATATTCCAAGTGTGGCCCCATGAAATTTGGGATAACGGTAATTCCCAGAAATGGGACGATGAAAGCCTGCAGAAAAACAAAGTCACTGAATTAGGCGTGGTTGACGCACTTGTAAAATTTTCTTAG
- a CDS encoding DUF3578 domain-containing protein: MAQQLTEILNYFLEDYIPGKSQIFGKDASIYNSICDVAPQKIYETQLVDSKEYKVVGSVGQGNWAKVPWLAIFRKDITLSAQNGVYIVYLLSSDGNSLYLTLNQGVTEAGKNSTASETIRALRENAARISAQLNNRSFLSDENINLGNDITDLGKKYQKGTIFYKKYSKQNIPSEEILQDDLKNMLDIYQEYYDKVYKGNSTPSPEPSPAVVEVNMTKQKIFFGAPGTGKSFKVNEAVRNQQVFRTSFHPDYDYAQFVGAYKPKKVQCSDDGSLSEEQLAKKLSEFFSDNEESDKTSAIVLFGLRYANSLNGKTISEIVKHSGIGEEQYKKANLSAAVKAQLQFSKDDGTITYSFVPQVFAKAYAAAWELYLQRDSRLRGNDNGNGENDKEEKDIQVFLVIEEINRGNCAQIFGDIFQLLDRDSEGFSQYSIDADCDFAEWLKEDSILKTIWSEYETKVGDGKLKLPPNLNILATMNTSDQSLFPMDSAFKRRFDWEYVPINYDHSEAGFIIEIGDSKYKWLDFLKKVNADIYDATQSEDKQMGEFFIKPKRDDLKILFDDFRSKVLFYLWDSVYKDETERQAVFHFPYGDGDGKINSVTFQSLFGKDAEAIVNKIMENLKVEKVTA; encoded by the coding sequence ATGGCACAGCAATTAACAGAAATATTGAATTATTTTCTGGAAGATTATATTCCTGGGAAAAGTCAGATATTTGGAAAAGATGCATCAATCTACAATTCTATATGTGATGTTGCTCCTCAAAAAATATATGAAACCCAATTAGTTGATAGCAAGGAATATAAAGTTGTCGGAAGTGTTGGTCAAGGAAATTGGGCTAAGGTTCCTTGGTTGGCAATTTTTAGAAAAGACATCACTTTAAGCGCTCAAAATGGCGTGTATATCGTTTATCTGCTATCTTCAGATGGGAACTCATTGTATTTGACTCTCAATCAAGGTGTTACAGAGGCTGGGAAAAATTCCACTGCGAGTGAAACCATCAGGGCGCTTCGCGAAAATGCAGCTCGTATATCGGCTCAACTTAACAATCGTAGTTTTTTATCAGATGAAAATATCAATCTTGGAAACGATATAACCGACCTTGGAAAAAAATACCAAAAGGGTACAATTTTTTATAAGAAATATTCAAAACAAAATATTCCGTCTGAGGAGATTCTTCAAGATGACTTGAAGAACATGCTTGATATTTATCAAGAATACTATGATAAAGTTTATAAAGGAAATAGTACTCCTTCGCCAGAACCATCACCAGCAGTAGTTGAGGTTAATATGACAAAACAAAAAATCTTCTTCGGCGCTCCTGGTACGGGCAAGTCTTTTAAGGTTAATGAAGCCGTTCGAAATCAACAGGTATTCCGCACCTCGTTCCATCCTGATTACGATTATGCGCAATTCGTGGGCGCCTACAAGCCTAAAAAAGTTCAGTGCAGCGATGATGGATCGTTGTCCGAAGAACAACTTGCCAAGAAGTTATCCGAGTTCTTTTCAGATAATGAAGAATCTGATAAAACGAGTGCAATTGTATTATTCGGATTGCGATATGCTAATTCTTTGAATGGCAAAACAATAAGTGAAATTGTGAAACATTCTGGGATAGGTGAAGAACAATATAAAAAGGCAAACTTATCTGCCGCGGTAAAAGCACAATTGCAATTTTCGAAAGATGATGGTACAATCACCTATTCCTTTGTTCCGCAGGTTTTCGCAAAGGCTTACGCTGCGGCTTGGGAGCTGTATCTGCAGAGAGATTCCCGCCTTCGCGGGAATGACAACGGGAATGGCGAGAATGACAAAGAAGAAAAAGATATTCAAGTATTCCTAGTTATCGAAGAAATCAACCGCGGGAACTGCGCCCAGATTTTCGGTGATATTTTCCAGTTGCTTGACCGCGACAGTGAAGGATTCTCGCAATATTCAATTGATGCGGATTGCGATTTTGCTGAATGGCTTAAAGAAGATTCCATTCTGAAAACCATTTGGAGCGAGTACGAAACTAAAGTTGGCGATGGCAAGCTCAAGCTCCCGCCGAACTTGAACATTCTCGCCACCATGAACACCAGTGACCAGTCGCTGTTCCCCATGGACAGCGCATTCAAGCGTCGCTTTGACTGGGAGTATGTGCCTATCAATTATGACCACTCTGAGGCTGGTTTTATAATAGAAATTGGTGATTCAAAATACAAGTGGCTCGATTTCTTGAAAAAAGTTAATGCCGACATTTACGACGCCACGCAAAGCGAAGACAAGCAGATGGGCGAGTTCTTCATTAAGCCAAAGCGTGATGATCTGAAAATTTTGTTTGACGATTTCCGTTCCAAGGTCCTGTTCTATTTGTGGGATTCCGTGTATAAAGACGAGACCGAACGGCAGGCCGTGTTCCACTTCCCGTATGGGGATGGCGACGGAAAAATTAATAGCGTGACGTTCCAATCGCTTTTCGGTAAAGATGCCGAAGCTATCGTGAACAAGATTATGGAAAACCTGAAAGTTGAGAAAGTGACCGCCTAA
- a CDS encoding helix-turn-helix domain-containing protein, giving the protein MSLQNNIGKAIRALRSQKGVSQEKLALETGVGRRYMSDIENGRRNVSLEIIEKLANFFELSPSDFVKQIENADFPPLTLDSLKEYLCEHGYEDSVVLEKPDFVDAVVGVSEDGRVIYAYEKMVRSLMLSDDMDYEEAVEFIDYNTLGALPSMGEKAPIVLMEIEG; this is encoded by the coding sequence ATGTCTCTTCAAAATAATATTGGCAAAGCAATTCGCGCTCTGCGTTCGCAGAAAGGTGTTTCGCAGGAAAAACTTGCTCTTGAAACAGGTGTGGGCCGTCGCTATATGAGCGACATTGAAAACGGCCGCCGTAATGTTTCTCTCGAAATTATTGAAAAACTCGCCAATTTCTTCGAATTAAGTCCGAGTGATTTTGTCAAGCAAATCGAGAATGCCGATTTTCCTCCGCTCACGCTTGATTCTCTCAAGGAATATCTTTGCGAGCACGGCTATGAGGATAGCGTAGTTCTTGAAAAGCCTGATTTTGTAGATGCCGTTGTTGGCGTTAGCGAAGATGGTCGTGTCATTTATGCATATGAAAAAATGGTTCGTTCACTGATGCTGTCTGATGATATGGATTACGAAGAAGCCGTAGAATTTATCGACTACAACACTCTTGGGGCATTGCCAAGCATGGGCGAAAAAGCTCCGATTGTATTGATGGAAATCGAGGGGTAA